The genomic segment TGGCGTCGAGCCCCTGCCGCTCCGCCTCGCGGCGGACATTGACCACCACGGCCTCGACCCGTTCGTCGATACGGGCGGGCAGCCCCTCGCGAGACTTGAGCGCCACGGCCCGCGCGATATAGCGCGACCGTTCGGCGAGCAGGCGCACGAGCTCGCGGTCGAGCCGGTCTATCTCGACGCGCAGCTCCTCCATGGACCGACAGGCTTCGGGCTGTCTTCTCGTCATGTCAGACCGTCCACCATGCATCGGGCCGCGCAGCGAAGCCCGCCGCCTCCTCCAGTGCGCCGCCGGCGCGGAACAGGGTCTCCTCGTCGAACGCCTTGCCGATGAGCTGAAGCCCGAGCGGCAGCCCGTCGGCACTCAGCCCCGCCGGCACCGAGATGCCGGGAAGCCCCGCCATGTTGACCGTCACCGTGAAGACGTCGTTCAGATACATCTCCACCGGATCGGTGATCTCGCCCGGCGCGAAGGCGGGCGTCGGCGTCGTCGGCGTCAGCAGCACGTCGACGTCCTCGAAGGCCTGTTCGAAATCCCGCTTGATGAGCGTGCGCACCTTCTGCGCCTTGAGATAGTAGGCGTCGTAATAGCCCGCCGAGAGCACATAGGTGCCGATCAGCACGCGCCGCTTCACCTCCGCGCCGAAACCGGCCGCACGGGTGTTCTCGTACATGCCTGTGATGTCGTCGCCATTGACGCGCAGGCCGTAGCGCACGCCGTCATAGCGCGCGAGATTGGAGGAGGCCTCCGCCGGTGCCACGATATAATAGGCCGGCAGCGCATATTTCGTGTGCGGCAGGGAGACCTCGCGGATCTCGGCGCCCTGCGCCTTCAGCCAGTCGATCCCCTGCTGCCACAGGGCGTCGATCTCCGCCGACATGCCCTCGACGCGATATTCCTTCGGAATGCCGACCGTCAGGCCGCGCACGTCGCCGGTGAGCGCGGCCTCGTAGTCCGGCACCGGACGGTCGACCGACGTCGTGTCCTTCGCATCGGGGCTCGCCATGGATCTCAGCATGATCGCCGCGTCGCGGACATTGCGGGCGATGGGCCCGGCCTGGTCCAGCGAGGAGGCGAAGGCGACGATGCCCCAGCGCGAGCAGCGCCCGTAGGTCGGCTTGATGCCGACGGTCCCGGTGAACGCGGCGGGCTGGCGGATCGAGCCGCCCGTATCGGTCGCTGTCGCGCCGGCACACATCCAGGCGGAGACCGCGGACGCCGACCCGCCCGACGAACCGCCGGGAACGAGGTCCCGGTTGCTGCCCTTCGCCCGCCACGGATTGACGACCGGACCGTAATGGGAGGTCTCGTTGGACGACCCCATGGCGAACTCGTCCATGTTGAGCTTGCCGAGCATCACCGCCCCGTCGGCCCAGAGATTGGCCGTGACGGTCGATTCATAGGCCGGCTCGAACCCGTCGAGGATGTGGCTAGCCGCCTGGCTGTGCACCCCCTCGGTGCAGAACAGGTCCTTGATGCCGAGGGGAACGCCCTCCAGCGCCCCGCCCTCGCCTTTCGCCAGGCGCTCGTCGGAGGCCCTGGCCATCTCGCGCGCCTTGTCGGCGGTCACCGCGACATAGGCGTTCAGCGCCTTGTTTCCGGCCTCGATCGCCTGGAGATAGGCCTCGGTCAGTTCGACGGCGGAAATCTCGCGCGCCCTGAGCTTGTCGCGGGCCTCGGCGATGGAAAGCTGTGTCAGGTCTGTCATCGGGCTTCTTCTTCGGGCACGGGAAACGAACGGGTCTTCATGCGGGCGACCGGAAGGACCGTGCCGTGGCCGCCTGCCGGCCGCCACGGGGGCACCGGACTATTCGACCACCTTCGGCACGACGAAATAGCTGTCCTCCGAGGCGGGCGCATTGCCCACGATGTCGCCGGCGCGATTGCCGTCGGTCACCGCATCATCGCGCTTCTTCATCTCGGTGCGCACGACGCTGGTCATCGGTTCCACGCCGGAGGTGTCGACCTCGT from the Kaustia mangrovi genome contains:
- the gatA gene encoding Asp-tRNA(Asn)/Glu-tRNA(Gln) amidotransferase subunit GatA, with the translated sequence MTDLTQLSIAEARDKLRAREISAVELTEAYLQAIEAGNKALNAYVAVTADKAREMARASDERLAKGEGGALEGVPLGIKDLFCTEGVHSQAASHILDGFEPAYESTVTANLWADGAVMLGKLNMDEFAMGSSNETSHYGPVVNPWRAKGSNRDLVPGGSSGGSASAVSAWMCAGATATDTGGSIRQPAAFTGTVGIKPTYGRCSRWGIVAFASSLDQAGPIARNVRDAAIMLRSMASPDAKDTTSVDRPVPDYEAALTGDVRGLTVGIPKEYRVEGMSAEIDALWQQGIDWLKAQGAEIREVSLPHTKYALPAYYIVAPAEASSNLARYDGVRYGLRVNGDDITGMYENTRAAGFGAEVKRRVLIGTYVLSAGYYDAYYLKAQKVRTLIKRDFEQAFEDVDVLLTPTTPTPAFAPGEITDPVEMYLNDVFTVTVNMAGLPGISVPAGLSADGLPLGLQLIGKAFDEETLFRAGGALEEAAGFAARPDAWWTV
- a CDS encoding chorismate mutase gives rise to the protein MTRRQPEACRSMEELRVEIDRLDRELVRLLAERSRYIARAVALKSREGLPARIDERVEAVVVNVRREAERQGLDANLADKLWRAMMDEFIAYEEKRLHRK
- the gatC gene encoding Asp-tRNA(Asn)/Glu-tRNA(Gln) amidotransferase subunit GatC, translating into MAVDENTVRHIAKLARIAVSGQEVTALQGELSEILAWVEQLDEVDTSGVEPMTSVVRTEMKKRDDAVTDGNRAGDIVGNAPASEDSYFVVPKVVE